The following is a genomic window from Halichoerus grypus chromosome 5, mHalGry1.hap1.1, whole genome shotgun sequence.
gctctctgtcataATCTAGTATAAATGGGCCTTAATCTTCATTCCATACAAATGGACACCACAGGACATTTGTGATATCATGCTTACTGGACATGGTGAACAAGCATCAGTAACTACCCTAGATAATTTGGTAAGATATATGCATGCCAGAGGGTGGAAATAAATTCTACAAAATTCAAGGGCCTGTTGCTTCAGTAAAATTACTAAGCATCCAGTGGTCTGGAGCATGTCCGGATATCCCTTCCAAGGTGAAAGACTAGTTGCTGCATCGGATACCTCCAACCACTAAGAAAGAGGCACAATGCATAGTGGGCTCCTTTGGATACTGAAGGTAACATATACTTCATTTGGATGTGCTACTTGGACCCATTTACTGAGTAACCTGAAAGAGGTTCCAGTTCTGAGTATGGCCTGGAAGAATAGAAAGCTCTGCAACAGATACAGGCTGCTAAGTTAGTTGTTCTGCCACATAGCAGATCCATGCTATGTGAAGTGTTTGTAGCAAATAGATATACTCTATGGAGACTTTAGCAGGCAACTCTGGGTTAACAAGAGTCTACAGGATTCTAAACAAAGCTATGTTATAACCTGCCAATAATTATTCTTTTGGAAACGTCCTCTGGCTTACTATTAGACTAGTAGGGACTTAACATGTGACCACGGCCACCAACTTACCTTTGAGTTCAACTGTTCTCCATGAATTGGTGTTGTCTGATTTGCTAAGACATAAAATTAGGCATGCAGATCTGCACTCAATTACAAATGGCATTAGGatatataaaattgcatttgAGCAGATTCTTAAAGCACAAAGAAACTGCATAAGAAAATGGTTAAATACCCATGGCTCTTACTCCAGCTACATGGTCTTCTCTCTTTCACCACATACCTATGGCATCAAGTAGAGTTACTGACCATCAtttgactgagaaaaaaaatacttgagcCTGATTTTCAGACAGTTCTACATGATATGCCAGCATCATCTCAAAGTTCACAGCTGGAGTACCAGAGCCCTGCTCATGTATGGCCTTGGTAGGCAGTGGTGAAAATTTCAGTAAGCATAACTTTGAGCAGTGACCTAGCTGTATAGCCTGGAAGGATAAATGTTCCAAGATATAGATTTTTACTGATTCACTGGCAGTGGGTAATGGTTTGGCTGAATGGTTGGGGACTTGTAAGGAATACAATTGGAAATTAGTGACAAGGAGTCTAGGAATGATATATGTGGGTAAGTTTCTCTGAATGGGCACAGAATATGAATATAAGTGAGTCTCAAGTAAATGTTCCCCAAAGAGCAATATCAGAAGAAATGTTAATAATTAAGTGGACAAGATGATCCATTCTGTGGATGTCAGCCTCTTTCAAAAGCTACCCTTGCTACTGCTATGAATAATAAACTGTCCTTTGTCACTGACCCAAGAGACACAAAACTATTGAAGGCTAACTTGTCAGAGGGCATGAATGGTGAAATCTCAGATCCTTCACAGTTCttgaaaataagattattttagaCTGGTTTAATTTCATGTGTACTGCTCATTAGTCTTTTCAAAGAGAACAATTATACAGCTATGATATAGAATAACATTTTCATAAACAAGTAAATGTGTTAGgttttgagaaataaattcaatttattctATGATAATATAACAATTACTTTATATGCATAGatctctttatttctcatttgtaatgACAAAAATTTGGTTAGGATGCTTTGGTCGTAGTAACAGAAACAAAACTCTTTCTACTTTATGCAGAAaggataatttattataaaattacaagGGTACCTTACCAAAGCCCAGAACAACAGTTAAAAACAGGACACTAATAAATATCAAATtttgctagcttaatcaaacaggGGGATTTATTATTAGGATACAAGGGTGCCATACCAAGCCAAGGGCAGGCTTCATGAAGGGCTGGAACAAGGAAATGGAGGACTATTAGAAAGCAGGAATCACATTCTCCTGATCTCTCATCTCAGCTTTTTACTTTGCAAGTGCTTCACTGCTCTCTCACTGCAGATTTACTATTTTTCCTTCCCAAACCACAAGGTGGGACATGGCAGCCCATAGCTCCCAAGTTTGTTTCCTCTATTCCAGAGACTAATCAGATCAAAGCTAGACTCTCTTATCTTCAATCCCAAATTCCTAGGAAAGTTTTAAGATCTTACCAAATTAGAGATGACTTTTCTGGGATAGGAAGACGGACTCTGGGACACCAAGAGacagagaacaatttatatatatgctGTTCCTTACAGACCCTGAGTTCAAATAGCTTATTTAGATGTAGGAGTGGATATTAGAGAGATGTTCTCACAACCAGTAACTAGTAGAAACAATGAGGTGGTTCAGAAGAGAGAGGTGTTCtaatcttttttaatatttcccatGGGACAGAATCAATAGACATGGGTAATGCTACTACCTTAATTGagacaaattttttttcatttattgtaatAGGTATGATTTATCTCTTGGGAAGATAAGCACAAGTGCTGGCATGAGTAACTTAAGCacaaaaattaatattatgtttaatcattttccaagaaagaaagaaaaggagagactgATTACATGGAGAGTAtttaggagaaagggaaaaaaaattaattacatggTGGATTTCAGAAATTCCTCAGGACCAAACATAGAAATCTGACCAAGGGTCTCTCAGATTATCTTCATTAAGAGGTTTTGGAAAACTCATCAAACTCAGTAAATTTCCTTCATAACCCATTTGGAATTATTcctaataaaatgataaaaatatgtaaaaaagaaaaaaaaaggatttctcaGATTAGAGAGGAACTCTGATTCATCTAGCTTGAATCAGCTGCTTAAGAACATAGCTGCCGACATTTCCATCATAGTGGAGTAAGGATTGGGAAAccattctgagaagcagacataggaaagggcaaagaaaattattttctggatTCTTCAGTGTTCCAGGCTCCCCTAGAAGAGCAAAATTATATTGTTTACCAAAAtcatgacaaaataaaatttgaatgataggaaatttatgtatttaaaattcagaaaagctgatggaaatattctgcCCAGCCCTACccatattgaaataaaattgaaaatgtcaGAAGTATAAGGAAATGCTGTGAATGTTTTATTCAAAAGTCTATTTGTGCTGAAGATTTCTTAAAGTATTTCTCTTGTATGCTGAAATacattcatattatttattatgtcCTTTGATGAGATACAAGGAGTTAAGCTTAATGTTCATGATGTCACTCTACTGCTTCCTGTAATTTTGTTTCTAGAAATAAGAATTGGCAAGGGAAGTAGGACCACTCTATGGTAACGAACAAGTAATAGTATGGACATGTTAAGAGCCTCAGAAGCTGGTAATTCAGTTTTAACTTTCCATCACTTCAGTATATACaatgtttcaaaagaaaaaagtcattcaATATTATGTTGAAGGTTTTGTATTTCAACCTCTGTATTTCTTCgtgaaaatatttccttaatgCTGTCATCTTTCTGATCATCATAAAGTGTCATATTCAGTACATTTTCAGTACAATCTTCTAATGAAATTGTTGACAGGTATGAAaatactttttccattagagGTTCCCTGAGAAAAGGAATTGGAGAGCTCTTTTTTGCTAGAGTATCATCAGAAAACCAGTCATCAGCTGCTTCTATACTTTGGCTGTAATAAGAATCAGATGGTAGTGTTGATAAGCTTAAGGTAACACTGCTGGGATGTGTTGCCGAGCTAGTCTCTGAGGGATCACAAACGACCTTTTTTGTTGCAAGGCAGAATTCATCTTTAGAGTGATCTTTTATTACtgtaaaagaaaattagatttaCTATGAATATTACATATTCATCAGCCAAATCTTACTTATAAggacaatatttctttttcaaattcagaCTTTTTAGGGTTAAAATGGACAGGAGGATGCAATAGTGAAAATTCTGAGTTGCTATCATCATCTGTGCAATGTTAAATATGTAACTGGGGATTAACAATTTCACAATAATGAAGACTAGAAAAGGCTAttctaaataaaatcaatctgCTTTAATAGGAGATTTTAAATAGGCTAGAAGGCTCAGTTCTGGAATGTCCCTTAATATCAGAAAACatagtttcttaaatatttatagataagtattgcctgatttttaaaaaataaattaaaaaaatacatgcctCTGTAAGCAGGCAGATTACAAAATGTTTGGTCCACAGTGGGAAGGGCCTATGGGTTGGCTTTACACCAATTAAAGTAACAACTAATATTCTTAGAGTGCCTTACAATATGCAAAGCAGTTTGATATATTTCCATATCTCATTTATCCTGTCAATAATTTTTCAAGGAAGTTATTATTAGAACCACTTCATAAAGGAGAAGACTGAGATTTAGAGATGGATGACTCACCACAAATCAGATACACAACAGACTTCACCTAGACTTCTAGTACTCTAAGATTCATGCTTCTCcaattattacattatttatgCTGCAcagttgatatttaaaaatgttaagttttagAAAATATCACACTATATAGTATCCTAAGtaccttttataatattttacatattgactttttttaacatattgacTTTTGAAATTAATGtacaacattaatttttaaagctgttttaaataccttattatattttatatatccaaCATTTCTTATATTACGTAGGACGGTAATGTTTTGAGGTACTAAGACATCATATGTAGTATCTAAAGGATTATAAAATACCCATGTCTTTTGACCCTCTAGGATTACCATATGGCATTGACTATGATacttcttctgtttttgtttttttttttaagagatggggagagagagagggaggggacgagtggagggagaaagagagaatttaaacacgctacatgcccagcatggagccctacgccaggcttgatctcacaaccctgagatcatgacgtgagctgaaatcaagaattggatgcttaacccactgaactaCCAAGGTGCCCCTGACAATGGTACTTTTGGGTATAAATaaggaacaaaaatttaaatttcacattttaatttaagaTGCGACATTGCAAGccttgttttttaagaaatatatgccCACGCACATACTAATACATTAATGTTTCCCTTGAATTTCcataatattaaaacaatatttagatAACATTTAGGTAGGCCTCTTGGTTCTTTAAGATGCAAATTGCTTTAAGTTGATTATGATTTCTTCTAATAAATTGTTGAGAAAAATTACCTTTTATATgtgctgtttccttttttctttgctcctcctatataaaaaaagttatttgtatttaaaaaactgaatggTTTCTATGTAATTTGttcaatatatttaatgtatatttatataagaataatatattttaacttcATAATAAGTttttgatggaattttttttccacgATGAGTTTATTTCACCAAAACatactgacagaaaaaaaaagtgtttaggtCTCATCTGGAAAGAATGTGAATTGGTTCAAGAAGGCAGTCTCAGGATAGGGAATGAAAGGGTGAAATAGAGTTCATAAGGATTATTTCTCCCCCTCCTCACTAACTCAGAGTCACTTGATTAGAACTAGAGAGGTCTAAAAAAGTAGTTAGAATTCCTAGACTTACTCATTTCAttaaccaacaacaacaaaaaagtgaatTCTGGCTGAagacttttataaaaatgtgctATTCTTTTGAAGCAAATAAAACAGTTGCTCAAACAATATATTCCATATGTGTTCTGGGAAGTGTCGTGGTGTAGTAGTTTTCAAACTCcagggcatcagaatcacctgatgTGCTTATTAAAATGCTGATACTTGGGCATAATATCAGACCCTACTAAAACAGATTCTCTGGGAGGGGTTTGGGAATATCCATTGTAACACACTCTGCAAGTGGTTCTGATTCAGGTTTTCCTACTGCATAGGGTGTTTGGGATGGAGTGGGtgaagatgaggctggagagataATAACATTGTCTTCTTGTGTTTTAGGAGAACAGTGTTAGTACTCCATGCTGATCTGCATTGTCCTATCCCCCAAAATGGTTTGCttaagatatacatatatatagggtatgtatgtgtatgtgtgtatatatattatgtatataatatatatatttcatatatgtctTATATGTATATAGGATAACACATAAGTACTTTTTTCACAATCAACTTTACTTATTTGTCACTTTTaccttttattaatataaatgccAGTATAGTCTCCTGACTTACCTTGCCTGGACTTAGGACCGATTCAATTTATGACtcctatataaattatattagaaCGCTGCCCCTCAGACTTTTATGTCCCTATATTTTACCTGGGGAATTTGTTCAAATGCAGATTATAAcccagtaggtctggagtggggtctGAGATTGTGCATTTCTAACAGATGCGCCCAGGTAATGATGAGattgctggtctggggaccacggAATAAGGCCCTAGACTGATTGAAATTCCACCCAAATTTAAGGGAATAGCAAAACAAACATTCTTACATATTGCTACTTATAAATAGGTAGAATTTTTCTGGAGGGCC
Proteins encoded in this region:
- the C5H1orf185 gene encoding uncharacterized protein C1orf185 homolog — encoded protein: MPGKQDEKTSSSFYMLFNEMEDSSSKWDFLKPSPSSTLSKRKKCSTDDETVIITVGFFNHLTYFLAAGAVTLGIGFFALASALWFLICKRREIFQNSKFKATDERCRQRSLKGKIKSHSQCIFISRNFHTGGFQSQEEQRKKETAHIKVIKDHSKDEFCLATKKVVCDPSETSSATHPSSVTLSLSTLPSDSYYSQSIEAADDWFSDDTLAKKSSPIPFLREPLMEKVFSYLSTISLEDCTENVLNMTLYDDQKDDSIKEIFSRRNTEVEIQNLQHNIE